In Sphingomonas sp. SORGH_AS_0950, the following are encoded in one genomic region:
- a CDS encoding enoyl-CoA hydratase/isomerase family protein, producing the protein MTQDLIVTREGPVGRLRLNRPKAIHALTRAMCEGVLAALEDWRGDLSVEAIIIDHAEGRGFCAGGDIRLLAESGAGDGEAARGFFHAEYRMNHRLFTYAKPIVAVMDGITMGGGVGISAPARFRVATENTRFAMPETGIGLFPDVGGGWYLSRLPGRMGVFLALTGHRLDGAEAHALGLATHYLSSSAVEEAKAAIVATPQDIAATLDRLSTPAPEAKIMERAGDIDRLFAADTLEDILAALEADGGEWAAQQLAILRTKSPQACKVSLRLLHEGGLTTEFADEMRREYGVASRVVQRPDFIEGVRALIVDKDNAPRWNPATPEGVTDTMIDHIFAPLPEAQAWTPEDR; encoded by the coding sequence ATGACCCAGGATCTGATCGTCACCCGCGAAGGCCCGGTCGGGCGGCTGCGGCTCAACCGGCCCAAGGCGATCCACGCATTGACCCGTGCGATGTGCGAGGGCGTGCTGGCCGCGCTGGAGGACTGGCGCGGCGATCTGTCGGTCGAGGCGATCATCATCGACCATGCCGAGGGGCGCGGCTTCTGCGCGGGCGGCGACATACGGTTGCTGGCCGAGAGCGGTGCGGGCGACGGCGAGGCTGCACGGGGCTTCTTCCACGCCGAATATCGGATGAACCACCGGCTGTTCACCTATGCCAAGCCGATCGTCGCCGTCATGGACGGCATCACCATGGGCGGCGGCGTCGGCATCTCCGCGCCCGCGCGCTTTCGGGTCGCGACCGAGAATACCCGGTTCGCCATGCCCGAGACGGGCATCGGTCTGTTCCCCGATGTCGGCGGCGGCTGGTATCTCTCGCGTTTGCCGGGGCGGATGGGGGTGTTCTTGGCGCTGACCGGGCATCGGCTGGACGGAGCGGAGGCCCATGCCTTGGGTCTCGCCACCCATTATCTGTCCTCCTCGGCCGTGGAGGAGGCCAAGGCCGCGATCGTCGCCACGCCGCAGGACATCGCCGCGACGCTCGACCGCCTGTCCACTCCCGCGCCCGAGGCGAAGATCATGGAGCGGGCGGGGGACATTGATCGGCTTTTCGCCGCCGATACGCTGGAGGACATACTCGCAGCCCTGGAAGCCGATGGCGGCGAATGGGCGGCGCAGCAATTGGCCATACTCCGCACCAAATCCCCGCAGGCCTGCAAGGTCTCTCTGCGTCTGCTGCACGAGGGCGGACTGACCACCGAGTTCGCCGACGAGATGCGCCGCGAATACGGCGTCGCCAGCCGCGTGGTGCAGCGCCCCGACTTCATCGAGGGCGTCCGCGCGCTGATCGTGGACAAGGACAATGCCCCGCGCTGGAACCCGGCGACCCCGGAAGGCGTCACCGATACGATGATCGACCATATCTTCGCCCCCCTGCCCGAGGCCCAGGCCTGGACACCCGAAGACCGCTGA
- a CDS encoding acyl-CoA dehydrogenase family protein gives MTQFDLTDEQREIQELARRFTADRITPFAAEWDEKHVFPRDTIREAAELGFAAIYVSEESGGIALGRLEAALIMEAMAYGCPSTSAFISIHNMASWMIDRFGDADVKARYLPDLVTMARMASYCLTEPGSGSDAAALKTRAVRDGDHYVVSGSKQFISGGGENEVYVTMVRTGEEGPKGISCLVIDKDTPGVSFGANERKLGWHSQPTRQVTFDNVRVPVANRLGAEGEGFRIAMMGLDGGRLNIGACSLGGAQRCLDEAVAYVKDRRQFGKAIAEFQNTQFTLADMATELEAARALLYLAAAKVTGGAPDKTRFAAMAKRLATDTGSSVVDRALQLHGGYGYLMDYPIERFWRDLRVHSILEGTNQVMRMIVGRELLKA, from the coding sequence ATGACCCAATTCGACCTGACCGACGAGCAGCGCGAGATCCAGGAACTGGCGCGCCGCTTCACCGCCGACCGCATCACCCCCTTCGCCGCCGAATGGGACGAGAAGCATGTCTTCCCGCGCGACACGATCCGCGAAGCCGCCGAACTGGGCTTCGCGGCGATCTACGTGTCCGAGGAATCGGGCGGCATCGCGCTCGGACGGCTGGAGGCGGCGCTCATCATGGAGGCGATGGCCTATGGCTGTCCCTCCACCTCCGCCTTCATCTCGATCCACAATATGGCGTCGTGGATGATCGACCGTTTCGGCGATGCGGATGTGAAGGCGCGTTACCTGCCCGATCTCGTCACCATGGCGCGCATGGCCAGCTATTGCCTGACCGAGCCGGGTTCGGGCTCCGACGCGGCGGCGCTCAAGACCCGCGCGGTGCGCGACGGCGACCATTATGTCGTCTCGGGCTCCAAGCAGTTCATCTCGGGCGGCGGCGAGAATGAGGTCTATGTCACCATGGTCCGCACCGGGGAGGAGGGGCCGAAGGGCATTTCCTGCCTGGTGATCGACAAGGACACCCCCGGCGTGTCCTTCGGCGCGAACGAGCGCAAGCTGGGCTGGCATTCGCAGCCGACCCGGCAGGTGACGTTCGACAATGTCCGCGTGCCGGTCGCCAACCGGCTGGGCGCGGAGGGCGAGGGCTTCCGCATCGCGATGATGGGGCTGGACGGCGGGCGGCTGAACATCGGTGCCTGCTCGCTGGGGGGCGCGCAGCGCTGCCTGGACGAAGCGGTCGCTTACGTGAAGGACCGCCGCCAGTTCGGGAAAGCGATCGCCGAGTTCCAGAATACCCAGTTCACTCTGGCCGACATGGCGACCGAGCTGGAGGCGGCGCGCGCGCTGCTCTATCTCGCGGCCGCCAAGGTGACGGGGGGTGCGCCCGACAAGACGCGCTTCGCCGCGATGGCCAAGCGGCTGGCGACCGATACCGGGTCCTCGGTGGTCGACCGGGCGCTCCAGCTGCATGGCGGTTACGGCTATCTGATGGATTACCCGATCGAGCGCTTCTGGCGTGACCTGCGCGTGCATTCGATCCTGGAAGGGACCAACCAGGTGATGCGGATGATCGTTGGGCGGGAGTTATTGAAGGCGTAA
- a CDS encoding enoyl-CoA hydratase yields the protein MTDYTTLIVERREAVTLVTLNRPQALNALNAELLAELLEVMRAYDADPDQRCAVITGSPKAFAAGADIKEMQEMDFAAMYGGNHFSGWDEFTRIRKPIIAAVAGYALGGGCELAMMCDFILAADTARFGQPEIKLGVTPGMGGSQRLAHAVGKAKAMEMCLTGRMMDAEEAERAGLVARIVPAADLVEDALKTAATIAGMAPIAVRANKEMVNAAFDMGLAQGVQFERRLFHGLFGSADQKEGMAAFVEKRTPVWTSR from the coding sequence ATGACCGACTATACCACCCTGATCGTCGAGCGCCGCGAGGCGGTGACGCTGGTGACGCTGAACCGGCCCCAGGCGCTCAATGCGCTGAATGCCGAGCTGCTGGCCGAGTTGCTCGAGGTGATGCGCGCCTATGACGCCGATCCAGACCAGCGCTGCGCCGTCATCACCGGCAGCCCCAAGGCGTTCGCGGCGGGGGCGGACATCAAGGAGATGCAGGAGATGGACTTCGCGGCCATGTATGGCGGCAACCATTTCTCCGGCTGGGACGAATTCACCCGCATCCGCAAGCCGATCATCGCGGCGGTCGCGGGCTATGCGCTGGGCGGCGGGTGCGAGCTGGCGATGATGTGCGACTTCATCCTGGCCGCCGACACCGCCAGGTTCGGCCAGCCCGAGATCAAGCTGGGCGTGACGCCGGGCATGGGCGGATCGCAGCGGCTGGCGCATGCGGTCGGAAAGGCCAAGGCGATGGAGATGTGCCTGACCGGCCGGATGATGGACGCCGAGGAAGCCGAGCGGGCGGGCCTGGTCGCGCGCATCGTCCCCGCCGCCGATCTGGTCGAGGATGCGCTGAAGACCGCCGCGACGATCGCCGGCATGGCCCCGATCGCGGTGCGCGCCAACAAGGAGATGGTCAACGCCGCCTTCGACATGGGGCTGGCGCAGGGCGTGCAGTTTGAACGCCGCCTGTTCCACGGCCTGTTCGGCTCAGCCGACCAGAAGGAAGGCATGGCCGCGTTCGTGGAGAAGCGCACGCCCGTCTGGACTAGCCGCTGA
- the mmsB gene encoding 3-hydroxyisobutyrate dehydrogenase gives MGEGQESHRDHSPWPFPPPAPPACGRGAEEQEEIRRTDMARIAFIGLGNMGGGMAANLAKAGHDVRAFDLSADALAAARAAGCLPVDSAVAAMEGVEAVVTMLPAGTHVERVYADAVFAAAPPSAILIDCSTIDVATARRVAEAARGKGMMAVDAPVSGGIAAARAGTLTFMVGGSDQAFERAEPFLSAMGQAVIHAGGNGAGQAAKICNNMLLGATMIATCEAFVLAEKLGLEAQTFYDIASVSSGQSWSMTKYCPVPGVGPETPADHDYQGGFAAVLMLKDLKLAMEAARDAGATTPMGERAAELYAAFVGEGQPPVDFSGIIRTLR, from the coding sequence ATGGGGGAGGGCCAGGAGTCTCACCGAGACCATAGCCCGTGGCCTTTCCCTCCCCCAGCCCCTCCCGCCTGCGGGAGGGGGGCAGAAGAACAAGAAGAAATTAGGAGAACGGACATGGCGCGGATCGCGTTTATCGGCCTGGGCAATATGGGCGGCGGCATGGCCGCCAATCTGGCGAAGGCGGGGCATGACGTCCGCGCCTTCGACCTGTCGGCGGACGCGCTGGCGGCGGCGCGGGCGGCGGGCTGCCTGCCGGTCGACAGCGCGGTGGCGGCGATGGAGGGCGTCGAGGCGGTGGTGACGATGTTGCCCGCCGGAACCCATGTCGAGCGCGTCTATGCCGACGCCGTCTTCGCCGCCGCGCCGCCGTCCGCGATCCTGATCGACTGCTCGACCATCGACGTCGCCACCGCGCGACGCGTGGCGGAGGCGGCGCGGGGCAAGGGCATGATGGCGGTCGATGCTCCCGTCTCGGGCGGGATCGCGGCGGCCAGGGCGGGAACGCTGACCTTCATGGTCGGCGGCTCCGACCAGGCCTTCGAGCGCGCCGAGCCCTTCCTGTCGGCGATGGGCCAGGCGGTGATCCATGCCGGGGGCAATGGCGCGGGGCAGGCGGCGAAGATCTGCAACAACATGCTGCTCGGCGCGACGATGATCGCGACCTGCGAGGCGTTCGTGCTGGCCGAGAAGCTGGGGCTGGAAGCGCAGACCTTCTACGACATCGCCTCGGTGTCGTCGGGGCAGAGCTGGTCGATGACCAAATATTGCCCGGTGCCCGGCGTCGGGCCGGAAACGCCCGCCGATCACGACTATCAGGGCGGCTTCGCGGCGGTGCTGATGCTCAAGGACCTGAAATTGGCGATGGAAGCGGCACGCGACGCGGGCGCGACCACGCCGATGGGGGAGCGGGCGGCCGAGCTTTACGCCGCGTTCGTGGGCGAGGGGCAGCCGCCGGTCGACTTCTCCGGCATCATCCGCACGCTGCGCTAG
- a CDS encoding CoA-acylating methylmalonate-semialdehyde dehydrogenase, which yields MRVIDHVVAGGQTATDAASTRQGDVFDPNSGQVQARVPLGDAALLDRAVAAAQRAQPAWAATNPQRRARVMFRFKELVEQNMDALAHLLSSEHGKVIADAKGDIQRGLEVIEFACGIPHALKGEYTQGAGPGIDVYSMRMPLGIGAGITPFNFPAMIPMWMFGIAIACGNAFILKPSERDPSVPVRLAELMREAGAPEGILQVVHGDKAMVDAILDHPAIGAVSFVGSSDIAHYVYRRGVEAGKRVQAMGGAKNHGIVMPDADLDQVVADLSGAAFGSAGERCMALPVVVPVGEKTADALREKLIPAIDALRVGVSTDEQAHYGPVVNAAHKRRVEDWIQTGVDEGAELVVDGRGFKLQGYEEGFFIGPSLFDRVTPAMQSYREEIFGPVLQIVRAPDFETAVRLPSEHQYGNGVAIFTRNGHAAREFAARVEVGMVGINVPIPVPVAYHSFGGWKRSAFGDVNQHGMEGVRFWTKVKTVTQRWPDGSPDGGNAFVIPTMA from the coding sequence ATGCGCGTGATCGACCATGTGGTCGCCGGTGGACAGACCGCGACCGACGCCGCTTCGACCCGTCAGGGTGATGTGTTCGACCCCAATAGCGGCCAGGTGCAGGCGCGCGTGCCGCTGGGCGATGCCGCGCTGCTCGACCGGGCGGTCGCCGCCGCGCAAAGGGCGCAACCCGCCTGGGCCGCGACCAATCCGCAACGCCGGGCGCGCGTGATGTTCCGGTTCAAGGAACTGGTCGAGCAGAATATGGACGCGCTGGCGCATCTGCTGTCCTCCGAACATGGCAAGGTGATCGCCGATGCGAAAGGCGACATCCAGCGCGGGCTGGAGGTGATCGAGTTCGCCTGCGGCATCCCCCACGCGCTGAAGGGCGAATATACGCAAGGCGCCGGGCCCGGCATCGACGTCTATTCGATGCGCATGCCGCTGGGCATCGGCGCAGGCATCACCCCGTTCAACTTTCCCGCGATGATCCCGATGTGGATGTTCGGCATCGCCATCGCGTGCGGCAACGCCTTCATTCTGAAACCGTCCGAGCGCGATCCCTCGGTTCCCGTCCGCCTGGCCGAGCTGATGCGCGAGGCGGGCGCGCCCGAGGGCATCCTGCAAGTCGTGCACGGCGACAAGGCGATGGTCGATGCGATCCTGGACCATCCCGCGATCGGCGCGGTCAGCTTCGTCGGCTCGTCCGACATCGCGCACTATGTCTATCGGCGCGGGGTCGAGGCGGGCAAGCGCGTCCAGGCGATGGGCGGGGCCAAGAACCATGGCATCGTCATGCCCGATGCCGATCTGGACCAGGTGGTCGCCGACCTGTCGGGCGCGGCCTTCGGCTCGGCGGGCGAGCGGTGCATGGCGCTGCCCGTCGTCGTGCCGGTGGGGGAGAAAACCGCGGATGCGCTGCGCGAAAAGCTGATCCCCGCGATCGATGCGTTGCGGGTCGGCGTCTCGACCGACGAACAGGCCCATTACGGCCCGGTGGTGAACGCCGCGCACAAGCGCCGGGTCGAGGACTGGATCCAGACCGGCGTGGACGAGGGCGCGGAACTGGTGGTCGACGGGCGCGGCTTCAAGTTGCAAGGTTATGAGGAGGGCTTCTTCATCGGCCCGTCGCTGTTCGACCGGGTGACGCCCGCCATGCAGAGCTATCGCGAGGAAATCTTCGGCCCCGTGCTCCAGATCGTCCGGGCGCCCGATTTCGAGACGGCGGTGCGCCTGCCGAGCGAGCACCAATATGGCAATGGCGTCGCGATCTTCACCCGCAACGGCCATGCCGCGCGCGAATTCGCCGCGCGTGTCGAGGTGGGCATGGTCGGCATCAACGTGCCGATCCCGGTGCCGGTGGCCTATCACAGCTTCGGCGGCTGGAAGCGATCCGCATTCGGCGACGTGAACCAGCACGGCATGGAGGGCGTCCGCTTCTGGACCAAGGTGAAGACGGTGACGCAGCGCTGGCCCGATGGCTCGCCCGATGGCGGCAACGCCTTCGTGATTCCCACCATGGCCTAA
- the alr gene encoding alanine racemase — translation MEIPAPLRLRVDRDALVSNWQAMDRMSGAAACGAAVKANGYGLGATLVAQTLAGAGCRDFFVANWAEALALAPLGLTLSVLHGLRAEDMAAAMAGFARPVLSTPEQVARWREGGGGACDVMVDTGINRLGVSVQAVADGLLDGLAIETLISHLACADEDVPMNARQQAAFAGLKGRTRARRMSLANSAGIGLGADYHFDLTRPGLALYGGIPRPDMAGPLRQVARPEAQILQRRLVPAGETVGYNATWTAPADTEVAILNLGYADGYRRALSGRGAARADDVVLPVLGRVSMDLVAVDVTARPDLAEGDWLAMDYDLAAASAASGVSQYELLTGLGQRFGRG, via the coding sequence ATGGAAATACCCGCCCCCCTTCGCCTGCGTGTCGATCGCGATGCGCTTGTCTCCAACTGGCAGGCCATGGACCGGATGAGCGGGGCGGCGGCGTGCGGCGCGGCGGTTAAGGCCAATGGCTATGGCCTGGGGGCGACGCTGGTCGCGCAGACGCTGGCCGGGGCGGGATGCCGCGACTTCTTCGTCGCCAACTGGGCCGAGGCGCTGGCGCTCGCCCCGCTGGGCCTCACCCTGTCGGTCCTGCACGGCCTGCGCGCCGAGGACATGGCCGCGGCCATGGCGGGGTTCGCGCGTCCGGTGCTCAGCACCCCCGAACAGGTGGCGCGGTGGCGCGAGGGCGGCGGTGGCGCGTGCGACGTTATGGTCGACACCGGGATCAACCGACTGGGCGTGTCGGTACAGGCGGTGGCCGACGGCCTGCTCGACGGACTGGCGATCGAGACGCTAATCAGTCACCTCGCCTGCGCCGATGAGGATGTGCCGATGAACGCGCGTCAGCAGGCGGCCTTTGCCGGATTGAAGGGGCGGACGCGCGCGCGCCGGATGAGCCTGGCCAATTCGGCGGGGATCGGGCTGGGTGCCGACTATCATTTCGACCTGACCCGACCGGGGCTGGCGCTTTATGGCGGAATTCCGCGTCCCGACATGGCCGGACCGCTGCGGCAGGTCGCCCGGCCCGAGGCGCAGATCCTGCAGCGTCGCTTGGTCCCCGCAGGCGAGACGGTCGGCTACAACGCCACCTGGACCGCCCCCGCCGATACCGAGGTCGCGATCCTGAACCTGGGCTATGCCGACGGTTATCGCCGCGCGCTGTCGGGCCGGGGGGCGGCACGCGCGGACGATGTGGTCCTGCCGGTACTCGGCCGGGTATCAATGGATCTGGTCGCGGTCGACGTGACCGCCAGGCCCGATCTGGCCGAGGGCGACTGGCTGGCGATGGACTATGACCTGGCCGCCGCATCCGCCGCATCGGGCGTGTCGCAATATGAACTGCTGACCGGGTTGGGACAGCGTTTCGGGCGGGGATGA